One Nostoc punctiforme PCC 73102 DNA window includes the following coding sequences:
- a CDS encoding DevA family ABC transporter ATP-binding protein produces the protein MRQEAVIIIQSLNHYYGKNALRKQILFDINLKVYSGEIVIMTGPSGSGKTTLLSLIGGLRSVQEGSLKFLGEELSGVSQNKLVQMRRNIGYIFQSHNLLGFLTAKQNVQMALELNDCISQIEAVAKSEMMLQAVGLEERINYYPDNLSGGQKQRIAIARALVNCPPLVLADEPTAALDKQSGRDIVKIMQSLAKNRGTTILLVTHDNRILDIADRIIEMEDGRVSTSKFV, from the coding sequence ATGAGACAAGAAGCTGTAATTATAATTCAAAGTCTGAATCATTACTATGGGAAAAATGCACTGAGAAAACAAATTTTATTTGATATCAACCTAAAAGTTTATTCTGGTGAAATTGTAATTATGACTGGGCCATCAGGTTCAGGAAAAACAACGTTACTGAGCTTAATTGGTGGTTTACGGTCTGTACAAGAAGGAAGTTTGAAATTTTTAGGTGAAGAATTGTCTGGTGTTAGTCAGAATAAACTGGTGCAGATGCGGCGTAACATTGGTTATATTTTTCAATCTCACAATTTGTTGGGGTTTTTGACTGCCAAGCAAAACGTACAAATGGCATTAGAATTAAACGATTGTATTTCTCAAATAGAAGCAGTAGCTAAATCAGAAATGATGTTGCAAGCTGTTGGTTTAGAAGAAAGAATTAATTATTATCCAGACAATCTTTCTGGTGGTCAAAAACAAAGAATTGCGATCGCCCGCGCCTTAGTAAATTGTCCTCCCTTAGTGCTAGCAGACGAACCAACGGCTGCATTAGATAAACAATCAGGACGCGATATCGTAAAAATAATGCAGAGCCTAGCTAAAAATCGGGGAACTACTATCTTGTTAGTCACACATGATAACCGCATTTTAGACATAGCTGATCGCATCATAGAAATGGAAGATGGCAGGGTAAGCACATCTAAATTTGTATAG
- a CDS encoding calcium-binding protein, with amino-acid sequence MSRPLPHLFDSNILGGQNSLLNIYYQVTGLHIPSSVLVGTASNDLLNGSNGNDLIVGGLGNDFIVGSLGQDVLFGGAGNDFFLRLPNDEDDFVSGGSGNDLVGGGGGDDILLGGSGNDGLFGAADDDLLYGGAGNDVLFGAEGRDRFVAKAGEGVDSFVDFNPTDDFIALAGGLSFNQIKIEAVGPSSLISVAATGELLALVAFVSPNQFTSANFVQVSNAELYSQHESPLSQDIPSVGVANPQTVGTDGSDFLNGGFGNDIIQGGLSNDVINGGTGSDRLFGDEGGDFINGDLGNDYVNGGVGGDFLNGGWDNDTIVGDAGDDLLNGGLGNDQLFAGADNDVLNGDEGNDLLDGGLGFNLLSGGSGHDTFILGRGARFDQIFDFQKGVDHIKLPDQISFGQLSLIQTGGNVLIAIAGSSEPPLAVVDRIQASSLTATDFIA; translated from the coding sequence ATGTCAAGACCATTGCCTCATCTTTTTGATTCCAACATCCTTGGTGGTCAAAATAGTTTGCTAAATATTTATTATCAAGTCACAGGATTGCACATCCCAAGTTCAGTACTTGTAGGTACGGCGAGTAATGACCTACTTAATGGTAGTAATGGCAATGATCTAATAGTCGGTGGACTGGGTAATGATTTTATTGTTGGTTCTTTAGGTCAAGATGTTCTCTTTGGCGGAGCCGGTAATGATTTCTTTTTACGTTTACCTAACGATGAAGACGATTTCGTATCTGGGGGTAGTGGTAATGACCTTGTAGGTGGAGGTGGCGGTGACGATATCCTGTTGGGTGGATCGGGTAATGATGGTCTATTTGGTGCTGCTGACGACGATCTGCTCTATGGTGGTGCTGGTAACGATGTGCTTTTTGGTGCAGAAGGGCGCGATCGCTTTGTAGCTAAAGCAGGTGAGGGGGTAGACTCTTTTGTTGACTTTAACCCCACCGATGACTTCATTGCCTTGGCTGGTGGTTTATCATTCAATCAGATCAAGATAGAGGCGGTTGGTCCTAGCTCCTTGATTTCTGTAGCTGCAACAGGTGAGTTATTGGCGCTTGTAGCTTTTGTTAGTCCCAATCAGTTCACATCAGCTAATTTTGTGCAAGTTAGCAATGCCGAACTGTACTCTCAACACGAATCACCACTTTCACAAGACATTCCTAGCGTTGGCGTTGCAAACCCGCAAACCGTTGGTACAGATGGTAGCGATTTTCTCAACGGAGGTTTTGGTAACGATATTATCCAAGGCGGACTGAGCAATGATGTGATCAACGGTGGAACAGGTAGCGATCGCTTATTTGGCGACGAAGGCGGTGACTTTATTAATGGTGATCTCGGTAACGATTATGTAAATGGTGGTGTTGGGGGTGATTTCCTGAATGGTGGTTGGGATAACGATACTATTGTTGGAGATGCCGGTGATGACCTACTCAATGGTGGTCTTGGCAATGACCAACTATTTGCAGGTGCAGATAACGATGTTCTCAACGGCGATGAAGGTAATGATTTACTCGATGGTGGTTTAGGTTTCAACCTGCTTAGTGGAGGATCTGGACACGATACTTTTATCTTAGGTAGAGGTGCTAGATTTGACCAAATCTTTGACTTCCAGAAAGGAGTAGATCACATTAAGTTACCCGATCAAATTAGCTTCGGACAACTGTCTTTAATCCAAACTGGTGGTAACGTTTTAATTGCGATCGCTGGTAGCAGTGAACCACCTTTAGCAGTTGTTGATCGTATTCAAGCTAGTAGTTTGACAGCAACAGATTTCATCGCATAG